In the Marinomonas algicola genome, one interval contains:
- a CDS encoding ATP-binding protein, translating into MPLRTVFSLQHLGIGGRLFLAFFFISSITIIASALATNTYLQLSDRLQLLKQQDIPGLDAAARLNDRSRLIVATAPLLVTNDANIVRLKAMKTLNDAIKDMDSLMKSLPEYNHYFLELIRQIQNNLILLNQNVERHETAQYKISQLSKQIFPAFQALINRLNTLERTQPLEKVTNRLYYFAGMLEKVANDATFNELDYTFLRLESLAEEIQDQLPLLTQVPKSQIRSIQLLLAASSREGDLYKLKNEELDLVYQQDFFLENSQRHIQQLAAQIIQYTNTTNTSISDSLERAIQSINQSTQSILLLSLISLTVACAISWFYVRRNILHRIRELQQNMRAIASSHLDTEIRIVGNDEVSSMARDLQYFQQTAIEVERTNQKLATEIEERVMAEMQLKNTQTELIQAGKLAALGQLSVGITHEINQPLTAIASHLHTVGRYLDRDEPENAKVNIIKITSLLDKIARITRHLKAFAREAGTELSPVTLDRVIQDSIELMSSQINDQNCHLHYDRHSVPHLSELKVLAEPIRLEQVLVNLISNAIDAMSSTLYKQITIRVREEEKHVFIDVSDTGIGIEADKIRQIFDPFFTQKEVGQGLGLGLSISYNIIQDFHGHIQTRSTLGQGSCFQLVLQKANDL; encoded by the coding sequence ATGCCTCTACGAACAGTTTTTAGCCTGCAACATTTAGGTATTGGTGGACGGCTTTTTTTAGCCTTTTTCTTCATTTCATCCATTACCATTATTGCCAGTGCTCTCGCCACTAACACCTACTTACAACTCAGCGACAGACTGCAATTATTAAAACAACAAGATATTCCAGGCCTCGATGCGGCCGCGCGCTTGAATGACAGAAGTCGCTTAATTGTCGCAACCGCCCCACTTTTAGTCACCAATGATGCGAATATTGTTCGCTTAAAAGCGATGAAAACCCTAAACGATGCCATTAAAGACATGGATTCTTTGATGAAAAGCTTGCCTGAATACAACCATTATTTCTTAGAACTCATTAGGCAAATACAAAACAACCTTATTTTGTTAAATCAGAATGTTGAACGTCATGAAACGGCTCAATACAAAATTTCACAATTATCAAAACAAATTTTTCCAGCCTTTCAAGCGTTAATAAACCGTTTGAATACACTAGAAAGAACACAACCATTGGAAAAGGTAACCAACAGATTATATTACTTTGCAGGAATGCTCGAAAAAGTCGCTAATGACGCCACATTTAATGAGTTGGATTACACGTTTCTTCGTCTTGAATCTCTGGCTGAAGAAATACAAGATCAGCTGCCACTCTTAACACAGGTTCCTAAGTCACAAATTCGGTCTATTCAACTTTTATTAGCCGCCAGTTCTCGTGAAGGCGACTTATATAAACTCAAAAATGAAGAACTAGACCTTGTTTATCAGCAGGATTTTTTTCTAGAAAACAGCCAGCGTCATATTCAACAGTTAGCCGCTCAAATCATTCAATACACCAACACAACCAACACCAGCATTAGCGATTCCTTAGAAAGAGCCATCCAATCCATTAATCAAAGCACCCAAAGCATCTTACTTCTTTCACTGATTAGCCTTACGGTTGCTTGCGCTATTTCTTGGTTTTATGTACGCCGGAATATCTTGCATCGTATTCGTGAATTGCAGCAAAACATGCGCGCTATTGCCAGCTCCCATTTAGACACTGAAATCCGCATCGTAGGGAACGATGAAGTGTCGTCCATGGCAAGAGACCTGCAGTACTTCCAACAAACCGCCATAGAAGTAGAGCGCACCAATCAAAAGCTGGCAACGGAGATAGAAGAAAGAGTGATGGCCGAAATGCAACTTAAAAATACGCAAACAGAGTTAATTCAAGCGGGCAAACTGGCGGCATTAGGACAACTGAGTGTTGGCATCACTCATGAAATAAATCAACCTCTAACGGCCATTGCCAGCCACTTGCATACAGTTGGGCGCTATTTAGACAGAGATGAGCCTGAGAATGCAAAAGTAAATATTATTAAAATTACGTCTTTACTTGATAAAATAGCCAGGATTACCCGCCATTTAAAAGCCTTCGCTCGTGAAGCCGGGACCGAGTTATCTCCTGTTACTCTCGACCGTGTTATTCAAGATTCTATTGAACTTATGTCGAGCCAAATCAATGACCAAAATTGTCACTTACATTACGACCGCCACAGTGTTCCTCATCTGTCCGAACTCAAAGTGTTGGCCGAACCGATTCGGTTGGAGCAAGTGTTGGTGAATCTCATTAGTAACGCAATTGACGCCATGTCCAGTACACTTTATAAACAAATCACAATTCGTGTTAGAGAAGAAGAAAAACATGTTTTCATTGACGTATCCGATACTGGAATAGGAATAGAAGCCGATAAAATTCGTCAAATTTTTGATCCCTTCTTCACTCAAAAAGAAGTGGGACAAGGCTTAGGTCTGGGCCTCTCTATTAGCTACAACATCATTCAAGACTTTCATGGTCACATCCAGACACGCTCAACCTTAGGGCAAGGCAGCTGTTTTCAACTTGTGTTACAAAAGGCAAACGATCTATGA
- a CDS encoding sigma-54-dependent transcriptional regulator translates to MNNGISVMIIDDDESILDALTEMLELEGFQVNTFQQADKALSSLSKKSPVIILSDVKMPKMDGLSFLSRVQFLDKSLPVLLMSGHGDIPMALEAIKCGAYDFIEKPLQPSHLISQLQRAMEKRALVLENRRLKENLAQQTDLDSFIIGESAAIKSIRQHVLTLAKANIDTIIYGETGCGKDVVARALHLYSDRKKGRFIAINCGGISESLIESELFGHEAGSFTGASKRHIGKIEAANGGTLFLDEIETMPMHVQIKLLRVLQDRTIERVGSTTPIQVELTVIAASKEDLEQLGEEGKFRKDLFYRLNVASLIIPPLKDRPEDILPLFHHYSRKASEHYDRPLPTLSQDYVNHLLQHPWPGNVRELKNAVDRFVLGITESSLSLLKQDTDSNGSYEERMEQFERKIIEEGLRHSDGQLNQAAELLDLSRKTLYRKMKKYHLDKQQFKSN, encoded by the coding sequence ATGAACAATGGTATTAGCGTAATGATCATTGATGATGATGAGTCTATTTTAGACGCATTAACCGAAATGTTGGAATTAGAAGGCTTTCAGGTAAACACCTTCCAACAAGCAGACAAAGCATTATCGTCATTAAGTAAAAAGAGCCCCGTCATTATTCTAAGCGACGTTAAAATGCCGAAAATGGATGGCTTAAGTTTCTTATCACGAGTGCAATTTCTGGATAAAAGCTTACCGGTTCTTTTAATGAGTGGTCATGGAGACATCCCCATGGCGCTCGAAGCCATAAAGTGTGGTGCCTACGATTTTATTGAAAAACCCTTACAACCCTCGCATCTGATCAGCCAGTTGCAACGAGCCATGGAAAAACGTGCATTGGTTTTAGAAAATCGAAGGCTCAAAGAAAACCTCGCGCAGCAAACGGATTTAGACAGCTTTATTATTGGAGAATCGGCGGCGATTAAAAGCATCCGTCAACATGTTTTAACCTTAGCTAAGGCCAATATTGACACCATCATCTATGGAGAAACAGGGTGTGGTAAAGACGTTGTCGCGAGAGCATTGCATCTATACAGTGACCGTAAAAAAGGCCGATTCATCGCTATTAACTGTGGTGGCATCAGTGAAAGCTTAATTGAGAGTGAACTGTTTGGTCATGAAGCCGGCTCCTTTACTGGCGCCAGTAAACGTCATATAGGTAAGATCGAAGCGGCCAACGGAGGAACCTTGTTTCTAGACGAAATAGAAACCATGCCAATGCACGTTCAGATAAAATTATTACGCGTACTGCAAGATAGGACCATTGAGCGTGTCGGCAGTACAACGCCCATACAAGTTGAGCTTACCGTTATTGCTGCGAGCAAAGAGGATCTGGAGCAGCTGGGTGAAGAAGGTAAGTTTCGTAAAGATCTTTTCTATCGACTCAATGTGGCGAGCCTCATTATTCCACCGCTCAAAGACAGGCCCGAAGACATCTTACCATTGTTCCATCATTATTCTCGAAAAGCGTCTGAGCACTATGATAGGCCGCTACCCACTTTGAGCCAAGATTACGTAAACCACCTATTACAACATCCATGGCCTGGTAATGTTCGAGAGCTAAAAAATGCGGTAGATCGATTCGTACTTGGCATTACCGAATCCTCTTTAAGCTTACTAAAGCAAGACACTGACTCAAATGGCAGTTACGAAGAGCGGATGGAGCAATTTGAACGCAAAATCATTGAAGAAGGCTTGAGACATTCTGACGGACAACTCAATCAAGCCGCAGAATTGCTCGATTTATCTCGTAAAACCCTATACAGAAAAATGAAAAAGTACCACTTAGATAAGCAACAGTTTAAAAGCAATTGA